TGATCTCGTGGGCCTCTGCCGGCACCGTCGGCTTCAAGGGCTCGCGTAAGTCGACACCGTTCGCCGCTCAGATGGCCGCCGAGGCCGCTGGTCGCCGTGCCATGGAGCACGGGATGAAGCGCGTTGACGTGTTCGTCAAGGGCCCCGGCTCCGGCCGTGAGACCGCGATCCGTTCGCTGGGCGCCGTCGGCCTGGAGGTCGGAGCAATCTCCGACGTGACCCCCATGCCCCACAACGGTTGCCGCCCGCCGAAGCGCCGTCGCGTCTGATATCGGCCTGAGAGAGTAGAGGACAAGAACAATGGCCCGTTACACAGGCCCCATGACCAAGAAGTCCCGTCGCCTCGGGACCGACCTCGTCGGCAACGACAAGGCCTTCGAGCGCCGCCCGTACCCCCCGGGTGTCCACGGCCGCGGCCGCACCAAGGACTCCGAGTACTCGCTGCAGCTCAAGGAGAAGCAGAAGGCTCGCTACGCGTACGGCGTGCTCGAGAAGCAGTTCCGTCGCTACTACGAGGAAGCCGACCGTCACCCTGGCAAGACTGGTGACCGTCTGCTCCAGATCCTCGAGTCCCGCCTCGACAACGTGGTCTACCGCGCCGGCTTCGCCGCCACGCGCCGTCAGGCCCGTCAGCTCGTCGTCCACGGCCACTTCATCGTGAACGGCCAGCGCGTCAACATCCCGTCCTACCGGGTGCGTGCACACGACATCATCGACGTCGCCGAGAAGTCGCTGAACCTGACGCCGTTCGTCATCGCCCGCGAGACCCACGGTGAGCGCGCCGTTCCGGCGTGGCTGGAGGCCCGTCCCAACCGGATGCGCATCCTCGTGCACCAGCTCCCCGTCCGCGAGCAGATCGCGATCGACGTGGCCGAGCAGATGATCGTCGAGCTCTACTCGAAGTGATTCTCCACCGTCGTGTGTGGCCCGGGGCGACCCGGGCCACCTCGACACCTGAGGCCACGATCGTGGCCACACCTGAAATTCGCGTCATCAAATAGCGGTTGGCGCCGAAAGGACAGTTCATGCTCATCGCTCAGCGTCCGATCCTCTCCGAAGAGGTCGTCTCTGAATACCGGTCCCGCTTCATCATCGAGCCGCTGGAGCCGGGCTTCGGCTACACGCTCGGCAACTCGCTGCGTCGCACCCTGCTGTCGTCCATCCCGGGCGCCGCGGTGACCAGCATCAAGGTCGAGGGCAACCAGCACGAGTTCTCCACCATCGAGGGCGTCGTCGAGGACCTGACCGAGATCATCCTCAACCTCAAGGGCCTCGTGCTGTCGTCCGAGGAGGACGAGCCCGTGGTGATGTACCTCCGCAAGGCCGGCGCCGGCACCGTCACCGCCGGTGACATCCAGCCGCCCGCTGGCGTGGAGATCCACAACCCGGAGATGCACATCGCGACGCTCAACGACAACGGGAAGCTCGAGATGGAGCTGATCGTGGAGCGCGGCCGTGGCTACGTCTCCAGCGTTCAGAACAAGGATCCCGAGGCCGAGATCGGTCGTATCCCGGTCGACTCGATCTACTCGCCGGTGCTGAAGGTCACCTACAACGTCGAGGCCACCCGTGTCGCACAGCGCACGGACTTCGACCGGCTGATCGTCGACGTCGAGACCAAGGCCTCCATCCTGCCGCGCGACGCCGTCGCCTCGGCCGGGCGCACCCTGGTCGAGCTGTTCGGGCTGGCGCGTGAGCTGAACGTCGAGGCCGAGGGCATCGAGATCGGCCCGTCGCCCGTCGACGAGCAGATCGCCGAGTCGCTCAACCTCCCCGTCGAGGATCTCGAGCTGTCGGTGCGTTCCTACAACTGCCTCAAGCGCGAGGGCATCCACACCGTGGGTGAGCTCGTGGCCCGCAGCGAAGAGGACCTGCTCGACATCCGCAACTTCGGTTCGAAGTCCATCGACGAGGTCAAGGAGACCCTCGCGGGTCTCGGCCTTGCGCTGCGCGACTCGCACCCGGGCTTCGACCCGCTGCAGGCCATCGAGCGCTACGACGAGGGCAACGACGAAGACGCCGACTTCGCCGAGACCGAGCAGTACTGACCGCCCACCGCACTATCACCTGGAGACATTGACATGCCCAAGCCAACCAAGGGCCCCGTCTGGGCGGCAGCCCGACCCACGAGCGCACGATCCTGCGCAACATGACCGGCCAGCTCATCGAGCACGGTTCGATCACCACCACCGAGACGAAGGCCCGCCGCGTGCAGCCCTTCGCCGAGAAGGTGTTCACCAAGGCCAAGCGTGGTGACCTCCACGCGCGTCGTCTCGTCATCGCGACCCTCTTCGAGAAGAAGAACGTCCGCGGCGAAGACAAGATCGTCACGAAGCTGTTCAACGAGATCGCCCCGGCGCTCGAGGGACGCGAGGGTGGCTACACGCGCATCACGAAGATCGGCAACCGCAAGGGCGACAACGCCCCCATGGCCGTGATCGAGATCATCACCGAGGCCGTCAAGCCCGCTGCGAAGCCCGCCAAGGCCGAGAAGCCCGCCAAGGCTGAGAAGCCGGCCGAGGAGCCCAAGGTCGAGGAGACCGCCGAGGTCGAGGAGACCGAAGCTGTCGAGGAGATCGCGGCCCAGGCCGAGGTCGAGGAGACCGAGGCCGAGAAGGCCTGAGCGACAAGCTCACCGAGAGGGACCCCCTGCGTCAGGGGGTCCCTTTCTCGTTCCCCGGCGCGGGAGCCCGGTGCCGGGGCCGCTAGTGTGTACCCGAAATCTCCGAGAGGACCTCCAGATGCGCCGATATCTCGCCGCCGTCGCCGCGGCAGCACTGCTCGCCGGCTGCGGTCAGCCCGCCCAGGAACCGGCCCCGGGGAGACGACCCCTGCCGCCGTCACCCGCGTCGGCGCCGTCATGGTCGTCTCGCATCCGTCGCTGGAGGCCGTCTACGAGGGCTTCCTCGAGGAACTCGCCAAGGGCGGGCTCATCGAGGGGCAGAACCTGGAGGTCGACCTCCAGAACCCGCAGGGCGATCAGGCGACCATGACGAGCATCGCGAACACGTTCGCCTCCTCCGACTACGACTACTTCCTGGCCATCGCGACGC
The DNA window shown above is from Tessaracoccus defluvii and carries:
- the rpsK gene encoding 30S ribosomal protein S11, which translates into the protein MATASRKAAAKTKVRRKEKKNVLAGQAHIKSTFNNTIISITDPTGAVISWASAGTVGFKGSRKSTPFAAQMAAEAAGRRAMEHGMKRVDVFVKGPGSGRETAIRSLGAVGLEVGAISDVTPMPHNGCRPPKRRRV
- the rpsD gene encoding 30S ribosomal protein S4, whose protein sequence is MARYTGPMTKKSRRLGTDLVGNDKAFERRPYPPGVHGRGRTKDSEYSLQLKEKQKARYAYGVLEKQFRRYYEEADRHPGKTGDRLLQILESRLDNVVYRAGFAATRRQARQLVVHGHFIVNGQRVNIPSYRVRAHDIIDVAEKSLNLTPFVIARETHGERAVPAWLEARPNRMRILVHQLPVREQIAIDVAEQMIVELYSK
- a CDS encoding DNA-directed RNA polymerase subunit alpha; translated protein: MLIAQRPILSEEVVSEYRSRFIIEPLEPGFGYTLGNSLRRTLLSSIPGAAVTSIKVEGNQHEFSTIEGVVEDLTEIILNLKGLVLSSEEDEPVVMYLRKAGAGTVTAGDIQPPAGVEIHNPEMHIATLNDNGKLEMELIVERGRGYVSSVQNKDPEAEIGRIPVDSIYSPVLKVTYNVEATRVAQRTDFDRLIVDVETKASILPRDAVASAGRTLVELFGLARELNVEAEGIEIGPSPVDEQIAESLNLPVEDLELSVRSYNCLKREGIHTVGELVARSEEDLLDIRNFGSKSIDEVKETLAGLGLALRDSHPGFDPLQAIERYDEGNDEDADFAETEQY